One window of Cataglyphis hispanica isolate Lineage 1 chromosome 12, ULB_Chis1_1.0, whole genome shotgun sequence genomic DNA carries:
- the LOC126853492 gene encoding proteasome activator complex subunit 3 isoform X4, with protein sequence MEDATVEKVQEYKDSLKTKAEELLIKGFPEKIVKLNELLETPGFCNRKLSDVHQELNVPIPDPIILNHSEDAPATKKLKLDNNAEETSGTKVMVLPNGPVPCNKKLCDLIYIVKPYIRQLLEDSNLLKMWISFLIPKIEDGNNFGVSIQEDTLSEIQSVESEAAAFFDQISRYFISRGKIVSKVAKYPHIIDYRRAIQELDEKEYVSLWLVMCEVRNRYCSLHDLVIKNLEKIKRPRSSNAQSLY encoded by the exons GTTCAAGAATACAAGGATTCTCTTAAGACTAAG GCGGAGGAATTGTTGATAAAAGGATTTCCTGAGaaaatagttaaattaaatgaattgcTGGAGACACCTGGATTCTGTAACCGGAAGTTGTCAGATGTACATCAAGAATTAAACGTTCCAATTCCAGACCCTATAATTCTTAATCATTCCGAAGATGCCCCTGCTACAAAAAAGCTTAAGTTGGACAATAATGCAGAAGAAACCAGTGGAACCAAAGTTATGGTACTACCAAACGGTCCAGTACCgtgcaacaaaaaattatgtgatcTGATTTACATAGTTAAACCATACATTAGACAACTTTTGGAGGATTCTAATTTA CTAAAAATGTGGATTTCTTTCCTGATTCCAAAAATTGAGGATGGGAATAACTTTGGTGTATCAATACAAGAAGATACATTATCTGAGATTCAATCAGTTGAGAGCGAAGCAGCCGCGTTCTTCGATCAAATTTCTAG GTATTTCATCTCTAGAGGAAAGATCGTTAGCAAAGTCGCGAAATATCCACACATTATCGATTATAGAAGAGCGATTCAAGAATTAGATGAAAAGGAATATGTGAGTTTATGGCTCGTCATGTGTGAGGTTCGCAATCGCTATTGTTCGTTGCACGATCTTGTGATCAAAAACCTTGAAAAGATCAAACGGCCACGTTCCTCTAATGCACAGTCTCTGTACTAG
- the LOC126853492 gene encoding proteasome activator complex subunit 3 isoform X5, translating into MFSTFASNSSNESSNALLDGCTENEVQEYKDSLKTKAEELLIKGFPEKIVKLNELLETPGFCNRKLSDVHQELNVPIPDPIILNHSEDAPATKKLKLDNNAEETSGTKVMVLPNGPVPCNKKLCDLIYIVKPYIRQLLEDSNLLKMWISFLIPKIEDGNNFGVSIQEDTLSEIQSVESEAAAFFDQISRYFISRGKIVSKVAKYPHIIDYRRAIQELDEKEYVSLWLVMCEVRNRYCSLHDLVIKNLEKIKRPRSSNAQSLY; encoded by the exons atgtttTCTACATTTGCTAGTAATTCAAGTAATGAGTCAAGTAATGCGTTATTGGATGGTTGTACTGAAAATGAG GTTCAAGAATACAAGGATTCTCTTAAGACTAAG GCGGAGGAATTGTTGATAAAAGGATTTCCTGAGaaaatagttaaattaaatgaattgcTGGAGACACCTGGATTCTGTAACCGGAAGTTGTCAGATGTACATCAAGAATTAAACGTTCCAATTCCAGACCCTATAATTCTTAATCATTCCGAAGATGCCCCTGCTACAAAAAAGCTTAAGTTGGACAATAATGCAGAAGAAACCAGTGGAACCAAAGTTATGGTACTACCAAACGGTCCAGTACCgtgcaacaaaaaattatgtgatcTGATTTACATAGTTAAACCATACATTAGACAACTTTTGGAGGATTCTAATTTA CTAAAAATGTGGATTTCTTTCCTGATTCCAAAAATTGAGGATGGGAATAACTTTGGTGTATCAATACAAGAAGATACATTATCTGAGATTCAATCAGTTGAGAGCGAAGCAGCCGCGTTCTTCGATCAAATTTCTAG GTATTTCATCTCTAGAGGAAAGATCGTTAGCAAAGTCGCGAAATATCCACACATTATCGATTATAGAAGAGCGATTCAAGAATTAGATGAAAAGGAATATGTGAGTTTATGGCTCGTCATGTGTGAGGTTCGCAATCGCTATTGTTCGTTGCACGATCTTGTGATCAAAAACCTTGAAAAGATCAAACGGCCACGTTCCTCTAATGCACAGTCTCTGTACTAG
- the LOC126853492 gene encoding proteasome activator complex subunit 3 isoform X1 — MEDATVEKFILQVQEYKDSLKTKVAEELLIKGFPEKIVKLNELLETPGFCNRKLSDVHQELNVPIPDPIILNHSEDAPATKKLKLDNNAEETSGTKVMVLPNGPVPCNKKLCDLIYIVKPYIRQLLEDSNLLKMWISFLIPKIEDGNNFGVSIQEDTLSEIQSVESEAAAFFDQISRYFISRGKIVSKVAKYPHIIDYRRAIQELDEKEYVSLWLVMCEVRNRYCSLHDLVIKNLEKIKRPRSSNAQSLY, encoded by the exons TTTATCTTACAGGTTCAAGAATACAAGGATTCTCTTAAGACTAAGGTA GCGGAGGAATTGTTGATAAAAGGATTTCCTGAGaaaatagttaaattaaatgaattgcTGGAGACACCTGGATTCTGTAACCGGAAGTTGTCAGATGTACATCAAGAATTAAACGTTCCAATTCCAGACCCTATAATTCTTAATCATTCCGAAGATGCCCCTGCTACAAAAAAGCTTAAGTTGGACAATAATGCAGAAGAAACCAGTGGAACCAAAGTTATGGTACTACCAAACGGTCCAGTACCgtgcaacaaaaaattatgtgatcTGATTTACATAGTTAAACCATACATTAGACAACTTTTGGAGGATTCTAATTTA CTAAAAATGTGGATTTCTTTCCTGATTCCAAAAATTGAGGATGGGAATAACTTTGGTGTATCAATACAAGAAGATACATTATCTGAGATTCAATCAGTTGAGAGCGAAGCAGCCGCGTTCTTCGATCAAATTTCTAG GTATTTCATCTCTAGAGGAAAGATCGTTAGCAAAGTCGCGAAATATCCACACATTATCGATTATAGAAGAGCGATTCAAGAATTAGATGAAAAGGAATATGTGAGTTTATGGCTCGTCATGTGTGAGGTTCGCAATCGCTATTGTTCGTTGCACGATCTTGTGATCAAAAACCTTGAAAAGATCAAACGGCCACGTTCCTCTAATGCACAGTCTCTGTACTAG
- the LOC126853492 gene encoding proteasome activator complex subunit 3 isoform X3, with protein MEDATVEKVQEYKDSLKTKVAEELLIKGFPEKIVKLNELLETPGFCNRKLSDVHQELNVPIPDPIILNHSEDAPATKKLKLDNNAEETSGTKVMVLPNGPVPCNKKLCDLIYIVKPYIRQLLEDSNLLKMWISFLIPKIEDGNNFGVSIQEDTLSEIQSVESEAAAFFDQISRYFISRGKIVSKVAKYPHIIDYRRAIQELDEKEYVSLWLVMCEVRNRYCSLHDLVIKNLEKIKRPRSSNAQSLY; from the exons GTTCAAGAATACAAGGATTCTCTTAAGACTAAGGTA GCGGAGGAATTGTTGATAAAAGGATTTCCTGAGaaaatagttaaattaaatgaattgcTGGAGACACCTGGATTCTGTAACCGGAAGTTGTCAGATGTACATCAAGAATTAAACGTTCCAATTCCAGACCCTATAATTCTTAATCATTCCGAAGATGCCCCTGCTACAAAAAAGCTTAAGTTGGACAATAATGCAGAAGAAACCAGTGGAACCAAAGTTATGGTACTACCAAACGGTCCAGTACCgtgcaacaaaaaattatgtgatcTGATTTACATAGTTAAACCATACATTAGACAACTTTTGGAGGATTCTAATTTA CTAAAAATGTGGATTTCTTTCCTGATTCCAAAAATTGAGGATGGGAATAACTTTGGTGTATCAATACAAGAAGATACATTATCTGAGATTCAATCAGTTGAGAGCGAAGCAGCCGCGTTCTTCGATCAAATTTCTAG GTATTTCATCTCTAGAGGAAAGATCGTTAGCAAAGTCGCGAAATATCCACACATTATCGATTATAGAAGAGCGATTCAAGAATTAGATGAAAAGGAATATGTGAGTTTATGGCTCGTCATGTGTGAGGTTCGCAATCGCTATTGTTCGTTGCACGATCTTGTGATCAAAAACCTTGAAAAGATCAAACGGCCACGTTCCTCTAATGCACAGTCTCTGTACTAG
- the LOC126853492 gene encoding proteasome activator complex subunit 3 isoform X2 → MEDATVEKFILQVQEYKDSLKTKAEELLIKGFPEKIVKLNELLETPGFCNRKLSDVHQELNVPIPDPIILNHSEDAPATKKLKLDNNAEETSGTKVMVLPNGPVPCNKKLCDLIYIVKPYIRQLLEDSNLLKMWISFLIPKIEDGNNFGVSIQEDTLSEIQSVESEAAAFFDQISRYFISRGKIVSKVAKYPHIIDYRRAIQELDEKEYVSLWLVMCEVRNRYCSLHDLVIKNLEKIKRPRSSNAQSLY, encoded by the exons TTTATCTTACAGGTTCAAGAATACAAGGATTCTCTTAAGACTAAG GCGGAGGAATTGTTGATAAAAGGATTTCCTGAGaaaatagttaaattaaatgaattgcTGGAGACACCTGGATTCTGTAACCGGAAGTTGTCAGATGTACATCAAGAATTAAACGTTCCAATTCCAGACCCTATAATTCTTAATCATTCCGAAGATGCCCCTGCTACAAAAAAGCTTAAGTTGGACAATAATGCAGAAGAAACCAGTGGAACCAAAGTTATGGTACTACCAAACGGTCCAGTACCgtgcaacaaaaaattatgtgatcTGATTTACATAGTTAAACCATACATTAGACAACTTTTGGAGGATTCTAATTTA CTAAAAATGTGGATTTCTTTCCTGATTCCAAAAATTGAGGATGGGAATAACTTTGGTGTATCAATACAAGAAGATACATTATCTGAGATTCAATCAGTTGAGAGCGAAGCAGCCGCGTTCTTCGATCAAATTTCTAG GTATTTCATCTCTAGAGGAAAGATCGTTAGCAAAGTCGCGAAATATCCACACATTATCGATTATAGAAGAGCGATTCAAGAATTAGATGAAAAGGAATATGTGAGTTTATGGCTCGTCATGTGTGAGGTTCGCAATCGCTATTGTTCGTTGCACGATCTTGTGATCAAAAACCTTGAAAAGATCAAACGGCCACGTTCCTCTAATGCACAGTCTCTGTACTAG